The Flavobacteriales bacterium genome includes the window CCTTCTTCTTGCTCATAGGTTCAAATTTGTTCAACCGCCTTTATCAAATAGCCTGCCTTGGTTGTTCTTGGGACAAATTGGCAGACAAACCGTCAGTTTACGCGGCCGCAAAAGTAAAAAAGGCAGGATGCTCTCCCGCCTTTGTCAATTTTATTCGATTCAGGAATCAGTTCCCAAGCAGCTTCTGAAGCTCTGCGTGAAGATTGGCACCACGCAGATTCCTGGCGATGATAACGCCTTCCTCATCGAGCAGGAAGTTACCTGGTATGGAGTTCACTCCATAGGTTGCTGCACCCGCGCTGTTCCAACCGCCAAGGTCGCTCACATTCGTCCAATCAAGACCATCTTGCTGAATGGCGTTCACCCACGCTTCTTTATTCTTGTCAAGTGAAACTCCGTAGATCTCGAAACCTTTATGATTGAACTTTTCATAAGCGTTCACCACGTTTGGGTTTTCAATCCTACACGGACGACACCAAGAAGCCCAGAAATCGACCAGAACCACTTTTCCGCGCAGCGAGGAAAGGCTTATTTCTTTCCCATCAGGATTTTTGAATTTTAGTTCAGGGGCAATATCGCCAATGTTCAATCCCACCTTCTTTTCCTGAACAACGGTCTTGCCTTTGTCATCGTTTCCAGCTAATACCATAGCGGTACTGATCAGCAAACCAAAAGCGGCCAAGAATCCTATCTTTTTCATTTTCAATATTTTGTGCAAAGTTAAAATTGGAAATTCATTTTCAGCTTGGTCGGAAGTCAACAACCATACCGAATTTTAGTTGGCTGGTTATGTTAAAGAGCGTACCACATCAACTTGTCAACTTAACAAACGCCACCAACTAAAGTCTTTTAATGTTCGCCCCGATCGCATTCAGTCGCGTATCGATATTCTGATAACCACGATCGATCTGCTCAATATTGTGAATGAGGCTC containing:
- a CDS encoding redoxin domain-containing protein → MKKIGFLAAFGLLISTAMVLAGNDDKGKTVVQEKKVGLNIGDIAPELKFKNPDGKEISLSSLRGKVVLVDFWASWCRPCRIENPNVVNAYEKFNHKGFEIYGVSLDKNKEAWVNAIQQDGLDWTNVSDLGGWNSAGAATYGVNSIPGNFLLDEEGVIIARNLRGANLHAELQKLLGN